CGCATTATGGCGCGGCGCCCGGTAATGGCTTCGAATGTGGCAGGGCCAACCAGTTCGGCGGCGGACTTGGTCAAGACAGGCGTGACTTTGGCGCCCAGCTCTACAAGCCGGGAAGCCAATTCGCATGCCTTGTATGCCGCAATCGACCCGGTTACGCCCAGGACGATTTCCTTATTCGAGATAGGTTTCATCTTCTTCGCCGCCAATACGTGGCTTCAGCTTGTCCGCAAGCACTTCTTCCAGTGCGACCATCGTCGGCTTGCGGGATGTGCTGCGCACCATGGGGCGAGCCTCCGGCTTGGACAGTTGCGAGGCGCGTTTTGCGCCCAGAATGACCAACCGGTAAAGGCTGTCAAT
This genomic stretch from Candidatus Hydrogenedentota bacterium harbors:
- the rpoZ gene encoding DNA-directed RNA polymerase subunit omega, with protein sequence MSRISVEMFEGKIDSLYRLVILGAKRASQLSKPEARPMVRSTSRKPTMVALEEVLADKLKPRIGGEEDETYLE